In Natronococcus sp. AD-5, the genomic window GACGCGGCCGATACCGGCGGGAGCGCCCCCGTCGACGGGGTCGATACGTCCGAATCCGGTACCACTGGATCCGACACCGGCGCCGACCCGAACCGGTGATCGCGACGCCGGTGTGAACTGTTCCCTGTGACCGCGTTCCGCGCGCCCCTCGCGATCGAAGAGGTGCGTTCATTACCCCCTGTCTGCAACTACCACGTATCGTGTCTCGGAACGTAACCCGTGCTCGGCGCGAGTACGACCGGCGAGCACCGGTCGACCGAGACCCCCTCTAGCCATGAACGGATCACACGCCACGGGGAGTCCGTACGCTCCCCACACGGACGACGAACGCGCGGCGATGCTCGAGGCGGTCGACGTCGACACGGTCGAGGACCTCTTCGACATCCCCGCCGACGTTCGGTTCGACGACGAGTTCGGGATCGACGCGCGAACGGAACAGGAGACGAGACGGCTCGTACGCTCGATACTGGGGCGCAACGACGACCTGACGGAGTTTCTCGGGCGCGGCCACTACGGCTACTACGTGCCGTCGCTGGTCGATCACCTGGCCGATCGCTCCGAGTTTCTCACCTCCTACACGCAGTACCAGCCGGAGGTCTCCCAGGGCTTCCTCCAGGCGCTGTTCGAGTACCAGTCGCTGCTGGTCGAACTGACGGGTCTCGAGGTCGCCAACTGCTCGATGTACGACGCCGCCACGGCGCTGGGCGAGGCCGCGACGCTGGCCGAGCGCGTTCGCTCGACGAGCGGCCACCGCGTGCTCGTTCCCGATCTCCTGCTCGAGGGCCGCCGCAGCACCCTCGAGAACTACGTGGCCGGCACCGACCTCGAGGTCGAGGAGTACCCGACCGACGACGCGAACGCCGACCTCGACGCGCTCGCGGACGCCGTCGACGACGACGTGGTGATGGTTTACGCCGAGAACCCGACCGTCCGCGGGACGATCGAGGAAGGGCTCGAGCGCGTCGGCGACCTCGCTCACGGGGTCGACGCGCTGTTCGTGCTCGGCTCCGACCCGGTCGCGCTCTCCTTGCTCCAGCGACCCGCCGACGTCGGCGCCGACGCGGTCGTCGGCGACGCCAGCGTCCTCGGACTGCCGACGAGCTACGGGATGGGGCTCGGACTCTTCGCCTGCCGCGAGGACTACCTGCGACAGGTGCCCGGTCGACTCGTCGGCGTAAGCGAGGACGATACCGACCGACGGGCGTACACGCTGACGCTGCAGACCCGCGAGCAGCACATTCGACGCGAACGAGCGACGAGCAACATCTGCACGAACCAGGCCTGGGTCGCGCTGCGAACCGCGATGCACGCCGCGTCCCTCGGTCCGGACGGCATGGTCGACCTCGCGAAACGCGGGGTGACGCGCGCGGAAGCCCTCGCCGAGCGCCTGGACGAAATCGTCGGCGTAAAAGCGCCGGTCCACGACCGACGCCACTTCCGGGAGTTCGTCGCCCACGTCGACCAGCCCGCGCGAGCGGTCGCCGACGACCTCGAGAAACTCGGCTTCGCGGTCCACGTCCTCGGCGAACACGAGATCCAGGCGTGCGTCGCGGGCGTCCCCGACGAGCGGATCGACCCGTTCGTCGACGCGTTCGCGGAGGTGGCACGATGACTGACGATCGAACGGACGTCGACGCCGCGGAGGACGGGCGAGTGCGTTACGACCAGGCCCGCTACGTCGAGGACGGCCAGTACGAGCCGCTGCTCTCGGAGAAAGACCAGACCACGATCGAGATCAGTGACGACGACGAGTCGCCCCTTCCCGACGACCTCACCCGGGACTCGCTCGAGCTGCCGGGGCTCTCCGAACCCGAGCTGGCCCGTCACTACACGCGGCTCTCCCAGATGGTCTACGGGATCGACAGCGGTCCCTACCCGCTGGGGTCGTGTACGATGAAGTACAACCCGAAGTTCACCGAGGACGTCGCGGCGCTGCCGAAGGCGGCCGTCCACCCCGACCGCTCGGAGGCGTCGGTTCAGGGCACCCTCGAGCTCGTGTACCGGCTGCAGGACTACCTCGGCCGGATCGGCGGGATGGACGCGGTGACGCTCCAGCCGCCCGCGGGCGCGGCCGGCGAGTTCGTCGGCATCCGCGTCGCGGCGGCCTACCACGAGCACAACGGCGAGGGCCACCGCGACGAGGTGATCGTCCCCGAGAGCGCCCACGGGACGAACTTCGCGACCGCGGCGCTGGGCGGCTACGACGTCGTCTCCCTGCCCAGCGACGACGGCGGCCGGGTCGACCTCGAGGCGCTCGAGGCCGCCCTGAGCGAGAACACGGCGGCGCTCATGCTGACGAATCCGAACACGCTCGGGCTGTTCGAGCGCGACATCGGCGAGATCGCCGAGATGGTCCACGACGTCGGCGGGCTGCTCTACTACGACGGGGCCAACCTCAACGCGCTGCTCGGCCGCGCCCGACCGGGCGACATGGGGTTCGACGTGATGCACTACAACGTTCACAAGACGTTCGCGACGCCCCACGGCGGCGGCGGTCCCGGAGCCGGCCCCGTCGGCGTCGTCGACGACCTCGCGCCGTTCCTGCCGGCCCCTCGCGTCCGCGAGCGAGACGATGGCGCCGGCGAGACGACGTACGAACTGTTCGACCCCGAACGCACCATCGGCAAGGTTCACGGCTACCAGGGCAACTGGCTCGTGCTCGTGAAGGCCTTCGCCTACATCGCCCGACTGGGCGACGAGGGGCTGCTCGACGCCAGCGCGAAGGCCGTGCTCAACGCCAACTACCTCGCGAGCCAGATCGGCTACGACGTCCCCTACGAGCCGTTCCACCACGAGTTCGTCGCCAGCGCGGGCGACCAGGACGCGGCCGACGTCGCCAAGCGAATGCTCGATTACGGCGTCCATCCGCCGACGACGAAGTGGCCCGAGATCGTCCCCGAGGCGCTGATGACCGAACCGACGGAAGTCGAGAGCAAGGAGACGCTCGACCGGCTCGCCGCCGCCTTCAACGCCGTCGCGGCGGAGGACGACGAGACGCTCGAGGCCGCGCCGGAACGGACGACCGCCCGCCGGATCGACCAGACCAGCGCGGCCCGGAACCCGCGGCTGTCCTGGCACGCGCTCGACGAGTCGTAGAAGCTGCGGTCTTTCTCGCCTCTCGGAACCCGCGGCGAGCGGCCGTTGACCGCCCGGATCGCCTCAGTCGCGGTTCCGCTCCCACTCCTCGCTCGCGATGCCGTCCCTGACGGAGTCGCGCGGCTCGCCGTCGATGAGGATGTCGTTGCGGATCCGACCCTTCCTGCGACCGCCGAACCGATCGACGCACTTTTTCGATGGCGCGCCGGGAGTTCTCGTTCTCCGGATCGTGCGCGACCGCGACGACCTCGAGATCGGGCCTGTCGAACGCGAGCTCGAGCATCCGGGCGGCGCGCCTCCTCGCGGCTCTCCGAAGTAGCCGCGTCCCCAGAACGGCTTCCGGAGCCACGCGCCGAAGATCGCCAGCCGGCGGTCCCAGTCGGGATGAATATCCGCGAGTCCGGCCAGTTCGGCCGCGCGATTACCCCCGTGATTTCGTCGACGTCGGGCGCTCCGGATCGAGCGTGTTCGTACGACTCGAACGGGTCGGCGTCGTCCGGATGGAGCCGCCCGTACCGGAGTCGCTCGCTTTCCATCTCCGTCGGGAATAGCGACATACGATACACGGGTAGCGTCGGGCGGCGGTGATAAACACGCGCGACGTTTGAAAGCAAAGCACGCGGTTTTGAGTCCGGTTCACCGGCCACGGTACAACCGGAGAGGAGTTGTCATTCCGATCGAAATGTAGACGGTCGTCACAGAAGTGTTCGAGAACAGAACCGGTGACGGACCCGCTCGAGCCTCCTCGATTCGCGGTGTGCGCTTCCGCGCGATTCGCTGCGGACTGGCGACGGTCGTCCTCGCACCGCCGACGATTTCTGCTGTGCTCGTCCTCAACCGGCAAGGGGTAGCGACCTCTTCGACGTCGTAGCCCTGCTACCCGTCGCGTACTCGTCGCTCGCGGTGAGGCGGACGAGGGTGTCACCGAGACGGGAGTGAGACCAGCAGAACGCGCGTCGTCGACCGAAGACGCTTATCTTCGGCCCGGAAGGCCCGTCTCCAGGTGCTCGAGCAGCGCCGGGTGGAGCGGCCCGTTCGAGCCGAGCAGCGCCGTCCGCTCGTCGGTCTCGAGGTCGAAGACGAACGGCTCGCCGCGTTCGTCGGTGATCGTCGCCCCGGCGGCCCTGGCGATCACCAGTCCGGCCGCGACGTCCCACGGGTAAGTGTCGTACTCCCAGGTGGCGTCGGCGCTGCCGCTCGCGAGATAACAGAGGTTGAGCGCGGCCGAACCGAGCCGGCGGACGCCGCGGGTCTCCTGGTAGAACTGCGAGAGGAAGGAGCCGTCGGGGTCGTACCCCGAGATGAGCATGCTCTCGTCGAGGCGGTCGCGGTCGGTGGTCCGGATCGGCTCGCCGTCCCGCCGAGCGCCTCGACCCTCGATCGCGGTGAACAGTTCGTCGGTTTCCGGGACGTAGACCACGCCCATGACGGGCTGCCTGTCCTCGAGCAGGGCGATCGAGATCGAGTAATTGGGGTTTCCGTGGGCGAAGTTGCCGGTTCCGTCGAGCGGGTCGACGACCCAGGTTAACCCGCCGTCGCACTTCCGTCGGGGGTGTTCCTCCGAGACGATTCCGTGTTCGGGGAACTCGTTGTCGATGACGGTCGTGATGATCCGGTTCGCCTGGTGATCGGCCTCCGTGACGATGTCGGACTTGTCGCTTTTGACCGTGATCGACTCGACCTGGCCGTGCAGTTCCCGAAGGGGCTCGCCGGCTGCTTCGGCGGCCTCCGTCGCGATCGTGAGCGCGTGCTCGAGGACGTCGGCTTCCCCGTTCTCGGACGCGGACGGATCGGTCACGACCCCGCCGGACGCGCCCGCTGGTAAACGCGGCGGTTCGTCGACCCCGCGGATGTTCCAACCGAGCTTTCTCGAGATCGCGGTGAAGAAGTGATCGTCGTAGCTGGTGCGGACCACGTGGGCGAGCTTGTCGGCGCCCGTCACCAGGATCTCCTCGCCCTCCTCGAGGATCACGTGGGCCCGTCCCCCGTCGACGAGGAGGCTCGCCGGCCCCTGCGTGACGATCCGGAGCTCCGTCTCGGGCGAGACGACGATCGGTCGCACGCCGAGCTGGTGCGTGTGCAACGGGACGAGCTGGAGCGTGTGGTTGTTGGCCGGGTAGTGGATCGGACCGTTGGCCGACAGCGAGACGCCGGTCGAGCCCGTCGGCGTCGAGACCGCGAGGCCGGTCCCTTCGAACTCGCCGACGTACTCGTCGCCGGCGTAGACGTCGAGTCTCGTGATCTTGCGGTCGATCGGGTTCTCCGGCGGTACGTGCTCGATCATGACGTCGTTGATCCCCGTCGCGTCGATCCTGGGCCCCGTGACGGCTACCTGCTGGCGACTGTCGACCGTCGCCCGCCCGCGGATCACCTCGTCGAGCGCCGCCTCGAGGTCCTCGGGCTCGACGCGGGCGAGAAACGAGAGCGTCCCGGTGTTGACCCCCAGCTGGGGAACGTTCCGGGGGGCGAACGTCTTGATGCCCTCGAGAAACGTTCCGTCGCCTCCGATGGTGACGCCCAGCGTCGCCCGGTTCTCGTCGTAGACGTCGTCGACGTCGTCTCCCACGTCGACGGTCGAGAGGCCGACGCCGCGCTCGTCGGTCCAGGCTGCGAGGCGTGCGACGACGTCGTCGCTCTCGGGACTGACGATCGCGATGATTTCGTCCGTCGTCGCGAGCCTGCGTCCTTGCATTGGTCGATTCGTCGAACCGAGCGACTATGGATCTTGGCGTTCGATCGGCGAAGAGAGGGTCCGCTCGATGCCTCGAGCGGTGGAACGTCGGAGACGGCAAAATCGACGGTGTACTGCGCTTCCTCGGCGTCTCCGGCCGATTCAGGCGCTCGCTTCGCTCGAGTCGATGCCGTCGATCTGGACGAAGCCGTAGTCGCAGTCCGGGCAGTGCCACTTGATCTTCTCGCCGAGGTGCAGCGTCGTGCTCGCGGCGCGGTAGAACGTCTTCTCACCGCCGCAGTTCGGACACTCGTGATCGAGTTCCAGGGCCATACCGGAGGGTACCGTTCGAGGCGTGTTTAACGTACTGATTCGCGCACCGATTCGCGACGCTCGCCGAACTCGTGGCGGCGTCGGCGACACGGAAGTTAAGTGATCGCCCTCCGTCGCTTCCGCTATGACGATCTACACCGGACGCGGTGACAACGGGAAGACCGATCTGCGAGACATGACCCGCGTCTCGAAGACGGATCCGCGCATCGAGGCCTACGGGACCGTCGACGAGCTCAACGCCCTCGTCGGGACCGTGCGTCCGACGGGTCACGAGGACGTCGACGAGCGGCTGCGGGCCATCCAGAACCACCTCCACGTTGTGCAGGCGGACTTCGCCAATCCGGAGCCCGACGAGGACGACCCCGCGATTCGCGCCGACCACGTCGAGACGATCGAGGACTGGATCGACGAGTGCGACGAGGAACTCGAGCCGCTGACGTCGTTCATCCTGCCGACGGGTAGCGAACACGGCGCGCGGCTCCACCACGCCCGCGCCGTCTGCCGTCGCGCCGAACGGCGGGCCGTCGCCCTCGCGAGGAACGAAGAGATCAACGAGCAGGCGGTCCAGTACCTCAACCGGCTCTCCGACGGCCTGTTTACGTTCGCTCGCGTGGTAAACCAGCGCGACGGCGAGCGGGAAGAAGAACCTCGCTACTAGCGGCTACGGAACGCTCCGCCGATACGCTCTGCCCTCACTCTCGTTCCGGGTCGAGCCCGACGAGCGACCGATCGAGCACGTCCGCGTACCCCGACGGCGAGAGTTTCAACGTGGGGACTCCCAGAAACGTCAGCGTCTGGAGCGTCAGCAACGGGCGGTCGACGTCGACGCCCTGCTCGCGGAGCGCATCCTCGAGCGCCCGGAACTCCTCCGCGACCGTCTCGAGGGGCGCTTCCGCGGCGGTCGCGCCGACGGGCATCGCGAGGTCGGCGACGACCGACCCGTCGCGAACGACGGCGAAGCCGCCGCCCAGCGACGCCACGCGCTCGGCGGCGACGACGGCGTCGCTGGTGCTGGCCGCTACGGTGAGCAACCCGGGAATCTCCCACGTACCGGTCGTGGCGACGGCGCCCGTCTCGAGACCGAATCCGGCGAGAAAACCCGTGAATCCGCGATCGGCCGTTCCCGGAGCGCGATCGATCACGGTCGCCGTGAGCGCGTCGCGTTCGGGTGCCGGAACCAGCCGATCGCTCTCGGCGTCGGTCCCCGGTTCGACGGTCGTCTCGGTCGTCACGAGTCCCCGGTCGACGGCCATCGCCCGAACGCTCTCGGTCCGCGCGGATTCGCGAGGGGCGGTGAACCGCTCGCGCTCGAGTTCGACCGAGACGGTGTCGTAGACGTAGTCGGGGTACGGATCCGTTCGCGGTTGAACTGTCGGAGCGCCGCCTTCGACGACGACCGTCCCCTCGGAGACGACGGTATCGACGGCGATCGACTCGAGATCGTCGGCGACGACGAGATCCGCCACCGCACCCGGTTCGACGACGCCGCGATCCTCGAGGCCGAAGTGCTCGGCGGTGTTGCGGGTCGCCGCGTCGATCGCGTCCGCGGCGGGGATGCCGGCGTCGATCGCCCGGCGAACGACCTCGTGCATACCGAACCCGTCATCGAGTTCGGGCGGCCAGATCCCGTCGGTCGAGAGCGAGACGCTTCCGGGGTCGAGATCGGGGAAAGCCTCGACGACCGCCCCGAGATCGTCCCGGATGGTACCACAGCGGCCGACGACGTGGATGCCGTTTGCCGCACGCTGACGGACGCCCTCGGCCGAGATCGCCTCGTGGTCGTTGTCCACGACCGTCGCGAACGCCCGCAAGGCCTCCCCGCGACAGCCCGCCCCGTGGCCGACGATTCGCGCGTCCGCCTCCCGGGCCCGTTCGTACAGTTCTTCGAGCGGAACGTCCCGACCGACGACGTGGATCCAGTCGATTTCGCCGACGCCGACGACCCGCTCGCGCTCAAGTAGCGTCGCGAGCGCTTCAAGTTCGTCCGCGTCGCCCCTCGCGGGCTCGAAGGTATCGACGTACCACTGCGGCGGCACCATGAGATAGGTGGTGAGCGGGCCGTCCGCGGTGCGCTCGAGCGTCGTCTCGACACCGCGGCTCCCGAACAGGAGTCCGAGGCCGGACGTTTCCGTGACGATCGACGTCGTTCCGGACGCGAGCAGGGAGGGAGTAGCACGCTCGGGAGCGAGCTGGATATCGACGTGCGTGTGGGCGTCGATGAAGCCCGGCAGAACGTACCGATCGGCCGCCGAGACGACGATCGTCTCCGGGCCGACGACCGAATCTGCGTCCTCGAGCAGCGCTGCGATGCTGTCGCCGACGACGGCGACGTCGCGCTCGAGGAACTCGCGTCGATTGGAACAGTAGACCCGCCCGTCGACGACGACCAGATCCGCCGTCGCGTCGTCGCGCTCGAGGGCGATCGGCTGTAATTCGTTCATGGATACCCATTCACACGCGAGTTCGTATGCTATTCGGTTAGTACGGTGTTCTCCACGAACTCATTCTGTTGCTTACGAAAGAACTATTATCGATCACAGCCATTCGGTAACAAGAACCATGAGAAATCACTTCGAAGATAGCTGGTACCACCTCGTCCGAGCGGTCGAACACGCGAAGTGGGGTCTCGAGGCCGAACTCGAACGCGTGGAGGCTCGCGTCCGAACGCTAATGGGCCGTGAACCAGAGCCGGAGCCGAATCGTCTTCAGCGCGTTCGAGCAGCCACCGCTGCTCGAAAACGGGTGATCACGGAGCGTGCACGTAGGGGTCTCGAGGACGTGCGAAATGCCGTATTCGGGTATCGGGCGCGCTCGAGGGGACGCGAGCGATCTACCTGACGGTGAAAGGAAGTCTTAAGTTGAACGCACGGATAGCACCCAGTGCGGGTTGGTGATCTAGTCCGGTTATGATACCTCCTTCACACGGAGGAAGTCGGCAGTTCAAATCTGCCCCAACCCACTTTTCAGGGCCACTACGCGACGAGCGTAGCGAGTCGCTGAAAAGTTCGTACGGCAGATCTGAAACAGGAGTGAAGCGAACGGAGTGAGCGGAACGACCGTGGTTCAAATCTGCCTCAACCTACTAACAGCCGATCCGTGAAGAGCGAAGCCGTTCTCTCGAGTAGCGACGAACCAGCGGCCAACGATGCTGCGATTGAGGTTAAAGCTCTCGACTTCCCACCGGGCAGGGTTTATGTGCGCTGCTAGTGGCGATGGCTGTGTAATGCCAACGTACGTCACACTATGGCAACTCACCCAGCAAGGCGCACAGACCGTCAGAGAAAGCCCCGAGCGCGTAGATCGCATCGAAGACATGTTCGCCGAGATGGGCGGCGAGCTTCGCGAGTTCTACATGCTGATGGGACGGTACGACACGATCACGATCAGCGAGTTTCCCGACGACGAGACGGCCGCACAGGCGATTCTCGCCGTCACCGAGCAGGGCAACGTCAGTTCGGAGACCCTCAAGGCGTTCTCGAGGGAGGCAACCAGGGAGCTAATCGGGGAAATTCCATAGGCAAACGCGGGTTGGTCCGCCTCGACGGCGTGACACTGCCGAACGAGTCTCGTCGCGTCGGCCCATCGGGCCGACCGTGGTCGTCCGATTATAAACAGCCGTTCTCAAATTCGGCGGGCAGCATGTGTCATACACCCGGACTGTCAACTACTATTGCCATCGTTATTTTAAACTTGTACACAGAACTGCCACAGATGGGAACACCAGATGAGAGAGGTAACGACCTAATTGATATTTTGCTGGTCGAACCAAACCCTGGTGACAGCCGTCTCTTCACGGAGAATTTTAGCGACGCAAAACTTCTGAATACGATCCACACCGTCTCCGATGCGGAATCCGCTCTCGATTTTCTGTATCAACGGAACAACCATTCGGATAAACCACGCCCCGATATCGTCCTACTTGAACCCCACTTGCCCGGACAAAGCGGGATGGACGTGCTGTCGGAATTGAAAAACGAACCAGCACTGCGTGAGATTCCAGTCGTCGTTCTCACCAGTTCGGACGCAGGAGAAGAGATCATGCAATCGCACGGAATCGACGCCGATACTTACATTCGGAAACCGGTTGAGCCCGAAGAGTTCGTCGAGTTCGTACAGTCTATCGAGGACTTCTGGTTTGCTATCGTTCAAAAGTCGTCGGAGTGAGCGGCCGTACGATCCTCACGCGACGGGTAGTTGCGCACTGAAAACTCGGCTGGGTAAGAGCGTTTTAACGGTACCAGTCGGCTGCCGCTGTGGCCTCTTCGATCGTGGTTCGTTCGTAATCTTCCTTTTCAGCAACACGTGGCGCACTCTCGAAAATTACGCTAGTACTCCGACGCATTCAATATTTTGACACACCTTCATCGCGGATGTAAACTGCTGATTTCCACAGCGAGAGAATACTGACCGGTGGATCCGCCGTCAAATCTCTATGTAGTTGTCGTACGGTATAGTGAAGCGGTAGCGCCGTTCCGGCTGCCGGCGCGACCGCTCGACGAGTATGAAAGTCTGAGTATGAGTGGGGGCGGCGAATCGGAGTTTCCAGAGGCTCGCGCACTCCAGTACTGACCGACACGCAGGCGGGCTTATCTTCCGTGTTCGGGATGGGTACGGGAGGAACCCCGCCGCTGTGGCCGCCGTAACGCCGATTCACGGAATCGAACCGTGACCATGCCAATATCGGTGGCTCTGACCGTGTGTGCGTGTAGTCCAGTTCGCGCCTGGACCCGTTGCCGGGTACCAGATCCGAATGCGGTATGAATGTGTGGCTCGATCGGTTAGTGCTCGCGGGCTCAATGCCTCGTTGCCTCGGCACGTACACCCCGAGTCTATCGAACTCGTCTTCTACGAGTGATCTCAGTGGTTCCTCTTTTCCAGGTGGGTTTCGAGCTTAGATGCGTTCAGCTCTTACCCCGTGGTGCGTAGCTGCCCGGCACATGCCTTCTCAGACAGCCGGTACACTAGTGGCACCCATTCGTAGTTCCTCTCGTACTATACGAACGTTCCCGTCAGGAACCATAACACCCCCAATAGATAGCAGCCGACCTGTCTCACGACGGTCTAAACCCAGCTCACGACCTCCTTTAATAGGCGAACAACCTCACCCTTGCCCGCTTCTGCACGGGCAGGATGGAGGGAACCGACATCGAGGTAGCAAGCCACCCGGTCGATATGTGCTCTTGCGGGTGACGACTCTGTTATCCCTAAGGTAGCTTTTCTGTCAGCAATTGGCCGCATCAAGCAGCCTAATTGGTTCGCTAGACCACGCTTTCGCGTCAGCGTCGATCGTTGTGTTCGACACTGTCAGGCTTCCGTTTGCTCTTGCGCTCTTCCTCGGGTCTCCGACCCGAGTGAGGAAACCTTGGGGCGCGCTCGATATCTTTTCAAGCGCGTACCGCCCCAGTCAAACTGCCCGGCTACCAGTGTCCTCCGCCAGGAGTGAGAGTCGCAGTCACCATCGGGTAGTATTTCAATGATGCCTCGGCGACGTGCTAGCGCACGCACCTGTGTAGCGGCTCCTACCTATGCTGCACAATGGCGACCACGTCTCAGTGACAGCCTGCAGTAAAGCTCTATAGGGTCTTCGCTTCCCCTTGGGGGTCTCCAGACTCCGCACTGGAAAGTACAGTTCACCGGGCCCAACGTTGGGACAGTGGCGCTCTCGTTGATCCATTCATGCAAGCCGCTACTGAAGCGGCAAGGTACTACGCTACCTTAAGAGGGTCATAGTTACCCCCGCCGTTAACGGGTCCTTCGTCCCCTTGTAAGGGTGTGTTCAGATACCCGCACTGGGCAGGATTCAGTGACCGTACGAGTCCTTGCGGATTTGCGGTCACCTATGTTGTTACTAGACAGTCGGAGCGCCCGAGTCACTGCGACCTGCCCCTGTGCAGGGCAGGCATCCCTTCTTCCGAAGGTACGGGACTAACTTGCCGAATTCCCTAACGTCGGTTGATCCCGACAGACCTTGGCTTTCGCCGCCATGAGTACCTGTGTCGGATCTCGGTACGGACAGTGTGCTCGCCTTTTCACGGGCTCTAGGTTGACCTGACTTG contains:
- the gcvPA gene encoding aminomethyl-transferring glycine dehydrogenase subunit GcvPA — protein: MNGSHATGSPYAPHTDDERAAMLEAVDVDTVEDLFDIPADVRFDDEFGIDARTEQETRRLVRSILGRNDDLTEFLGRGHYGYYVPSLVDHLADRSEFLTSYTQYQPEVSQGFLQALFEYQSLLVELTGLEVANCSMYDAATALGEAATLAERVRSTSGHRVLVPDLLLEGRRSTLENYVAGTDLEVEEYPTDDANADLDALADAVDDDVVMVYAENPTVRGTIEEGLERVGDLAHGVDALFVLGSDPVALSLLQRPADVGADAVVGDASVLGLPTSYGMGLGLFACREDYLRQVPGRLVGVSEDDTDRRAYTLTLQTREQHIRRERATSNICTNQAWVALRTAMHAASLGPDGMVDLAKRGVTRAEALAERLDEIVGVKAPVHDRRHFREFVAHVDQPARAVADDLEKLGFAVHVLGEHEIQACVAGVPDERIDPFVDAFAEVAR
- the gcvPB gene encoding aminomethyl-transferring glycine dehydrogenase subunit GcvPB, translated to MTDDRTDVDAAEDGRVRYDQARYVEDGQYEPLLSEKDQTTIEISDDDESPLPDDLTRDSLELPGLSEPELARHYTRLSQMVYGIDSGPYPLGSCTMKYNPKFTEDVAALPKAAVHPDRSEASVQGTLELVYRLQDYLGRIGGMDAVTLQPPAGAAGEFVGIRVAAAYHEHNGEGHRDEVIVPESAHGTNFATAALGGYDVVSLPSDDGGRVDLEALEAALSENTAALMLTNPNTLGLFERDIGEIAEMVHDVGGLLYYDGANLNALLGRARPGDMGFDVMHYNVHKTFATPHGGGGPGAGPVGVVDDLAPFLPAPRVRERDDGAGETTYELFDPERTIGKVHGYQGNWLVLVKAFAYIARLGDEGLLDASAKAVLNANYLASQIGYDVPYEPFHHEFVASAGDQDAADVAKRMLDYGVHPPTTKWPEIVPEALMTEPTEVESKETLDRLAAAFNAVAAEDDETLEAAPERTTARRIDQTSAARNPRLSWHALDES
- a CDS encoding NAD(+)/NADH kinase, producing MQGRRLATTDEIIAIVSPESDDVVARLAAWTDERGVGLSTVDVGDDVDDVYDENRATLGVTIGGDGTFLEGIKTFAPRNVPQLGVNTGTLSFLARVEPEDLEAALDEVIRGRATVDSRQQVAVTGPRIDATGINDVMIEHVPPENPIDRKITRLDVYAGDEYVGEFEGTGLAVSTPTGSTGVSLSANGPIHYPANNHTLQLVPLHTHQLGVRPIVVSPETELRIVTQGPASLLVDGGRAHVILEEGEEILVTGADKLAHVVRTSYDDHFFTAISRKLGWNIRGVDEPPRLPAGASGGVVTDPSASENGEADVLEHALTIATEAAEAAGEPLRELHGQVESITVKSDKSDIVTEADHQANRIITTVIDNEFPEHGIVSEEHPRRKCDGGLTWVVDPLDGTGNFAHGNPNYSISIALLEDRQPVMGVVYVPETDELFTAIEGRGARRDGEPIRTTDRDRLDESMLISGYDPDGSFLSQFYQETRGVRRLGSAALNLCYLASGSADATWEYDTYPWDVAAGLVIARAAGATITDERGEPFVFDLETDERTALLGSNGPLHPALLEHLETGLPGRR
- a CDS encoding DUF7838 family putative zinc beta-ribbon protein gives rise to the protein MALELDHECPNCGGEKTFYRAASTTLHLGEKIKWHCPDCDYGFVQIDGIDSSEASA
- a CDS encoding cob(I)yrinic acid a,c-diamide adenosyltransferase codes for the protein MTIYTGRGDNGKTDLRDMTRVSKTDPRIEAYGTVDELNALVGTVRPTGHEDVDERLRAIQNHLHVVQADFANPEPDEDDPAIRADHVETIEDWIDECDEELEPLTSFILPTGSEHGARLHHARAVCRRAERRAVALARNEEINEQAVQYLNRLSDGLFTFARVVNQRDGEREEEPRY
- a CDS encoding adenine deaminase C-terminal domain-containing protein — its product is MNELQPIALERDDATADLVVVDGRVYCSNRREFLERDVAVVGDSIAALLEDADSVVGPETIVVSAADRYVLPGFIDAHTHVDIQLAPERATPSLLASGTTSIVTETSGLGLLFGSRGVETTLERTADGPLTTYLMVPPQWYVDTFEPARGDADELEALATLLERERVVGVGEIDWIHVVGRDVPLEELYERAREADARIVGHGAGCRGEALRAFATVVDNDHEAISAEGVRQRAANGIHVVGRCGTIRDDLGAVVEAFPDLDPGSVSLSTDGIWPPELDDGFGMHEVVRRAIDAGIPAADAIDAATRNTAEHFGLEDRGVVEPGAVADLVVADDLESIAVDTVVSEGTVVVEGGAPTVQPRTDPYPDYVYDTVSVELERERFTAPRESARTESVRAMAVDRGLVTTETTVEPGTDAESDRLVPAPERDALTATVIDRAPGTADRGFTGFLAGFGLETGAVATTGTWEIPGLLTVAASTSDAVVAAERVASLGGGFAVVRDGSVVADLAMPVGATAAEAPLETVAEEFRALEDALREQGVDVDRPLLTLQTLTFLGVPTLKLSPSGYADVLDRSLVGLDPERE
- a CDS encoding DUF7553 family protein, whose protein sequence is MRNHFEDSWYHLVRAVEHAKWGLEAELERVEARVRTLMGREPEPEPNRLQRVRAATAARKRVITERARRGLEDVRNAVFGYRARSRGRERST
- a CDS encoding GYD domain-containing protein, whose protein sequence is MPTYVTLWQLTQQGAQTVRESPERVDRIEDMFAEMGGELREFYMLMGRYDTITISEFPDDETAAQAILAVTEQGNVSSETLKAFSREATRELIGEIP
- a CDS encoding response regulator, which produces MGTPDERGNDLIDILLVEPNPGDSRLFTENFSDAKLLNTIHTVSDAESALDFLYQRNNHSDKPRPDIVLLEPHLPGQSGMDVLSELKNEPALREIPVVVLTSSDAGEEIMQSHGIDADTYIRKPVEPEEFVEFVQSIEDFWFAIVQKSSE